TGCCTGGTTGGATATGAAAACCAATGGTTTGGATATCATTATCGGCCCAATTGAAAATTACGAGGATAAACTGTTTAATGCCCGTACCAGTTACGAAGCTTATGTTTTAATCAAAGATAAAGAGTGGAGCAAGCGTTTGGCAAAGTATGTAAAAATGCTTCCTGAATTGCAAAAAAACCTACCAGTTGCAGCAAAATACAAAACAGAAAGCCCTGGAACAGACTCTGAGTTAAATGCATATGATGTGGTTTATTATGCAGGAGACTGCAATGCCGGATCGAAAACCATTGCCGTTAACCTCCCGAATGATGAAAAAATCCAACAGGAAAAAGGAACACGCCGTTCGCAGCTGAAAAATGCAATGCAGGCTAAGTTTGATAAAATCCTGGTACCGATTTCAAAAGAATTAATTGAAGCCGATCAGCAGCAATACATTAAGTTTGATGCTTTTTTTGCAAACGTCATGTTTCACGAGGTAGCTCATGGTTTAGGCATAAAAAAAACCATTACCGGAAAAGGTTTTGTACGTGCCGCATTAAAAGAACAATATAGCTGGCTTGAAGAAGGCAAAGCCGATATTTTAGGCTTGTATATGGTAACGGGCTTACTTAAAAAGGGTGAGCTGAAAGGTGATGTAAAAGATTATTACACCACATTTATGGCTGGCATTTTACGCTCTGTTCGCTTTGGTGTATCAGAAGCACACGGAAAAGCCAATATGCAGTGTTTTAATTATTTCCAGGAAAAAGGTGCTTTTGAGCGTACAGCAAAAGGTACCTACAAAGTAAACTTCGAAAAATTTGCAACTGCAATGAACGATTTAAGTGCATTTATTCTTACCCTTCAAGGTAACGGTGATAAAGTTGCGGTAGAAAAAGCACAAAAAGAAAAAGCGGTTATCCATACAGAACTGCAAACAGATCTGGACCGATTAACCAAGAAGAATATTCCGGTTGATGTTGTTTTCGAACAAGGCGTTGATGTACTTGGTGTAAAATAAAAGATTCCTTTTACTCAGGAATTTAAAGCCATAGATATGCAGGTGTAAACTTGTTTGTCTGTGGCTTTTTTTTTGGTTCATTAGTCATTGGTTCATTTGTGAGACTGAGTTAATTGTTTAAACTGTTAATCGGTTAACTAACAAAGTCTCTTAAAAAATTCTTTTCCTTCTTTACCAATGGCAGATCGCAAAGAACGGTCGTCATTCCCGCGCAGGCGGGAATCTTAATGCAACCTAAAAATCCTACCAATGCATTACAATTAAGGAGCAATTTAATCCTGACTTTGGACTCCCGGCCACCAACTTTTTTAAAATCCCTGTAACCTTTTTAAAAAATGCTCGTCTTACCTATAACTAAACAACGGAAACCTTTCGTTTCCGGCTAAACTTTAAAATAAGCAAGCAATTAAATTGAAAGCGCATGCACATGCGATATAGAAATCTTTTTGCCCATTTTTTTTAAGAATAAATACCTAAAAATGAAAACACTATACAGAATACCACTTATCCTTACACTTCTTTTTTTTGCCGTTACGGTGGGTTTTGCGCAAACAAACCCTAAACCAAATATCAGTGGAGTAATTTTAGATGAAACCAAAAAACCTGCAGATTACGTTACGGTTGTACTCTTTAAAGCATCCGATTCAAGTGTGGTTAAAACAGCATTTACCGATCCAAACGGGACATTTAACTTTAGCGTTCAGGGCAAGGGGAGCTACTATTACAAAGCCAGTAACATGGGTTACAAAACACTTAAAAGTAAAACCATCGTTTTAACCGAGGATAATCAGAAAGTAGATTTCGGAACGGCTCAGCTCACCGCAAGCGCTCAAAACTTAAAAGAAGTGAATGTAGCGGTAACTAAACCATTAATCGAAAGAAAAATGGATAAGATCGTGATGAATGTTTCCAATAGTTCGGTTATGACAGGTTCTACTGCGCTGGAGGTTTTGCAAAAAGCACCAGGCGTAACGGTAGATCAGAATGATAAGATTTCGATGATGGGTAAACAAGGTGTGCTCATTCAACTGGATGGCAAGCAGACTTACATGAGCAGTGCTGATGTGGCGAACCTACTGCGTAACATGCAGAGTTCGGAAATAGAAAGCATCGAACTAATTACCAATCCTTCGTCAAAGTATGATGCGTCAGGTAATTCGGGCATTATCAACATCAAAACCAAAAAAAGTAAAAACGGCGGAACAAACGGCAGTATAAACGGATCTTTAGGATATGGTAAAAACCTAAGGGCAAATGCGGGTTTAAACCTGAACCACCGTACACAGAAACTTAATGTTTTTGGTAACTACAACTATGGTAAGTTTGAGCGTGATAACCTGATCGCTATCGACCGGATTTCGAACGGCACACCCGATATTTACTTTATGCAGGTAGGTGAAAGCAAAAGAAAACAATATAACAATAACCTTAAAGCAGGTTTAGATTACTTTATCGATAAGAAAAACACCATTGGTATATTGGTAAACGGCTACTTTAATCATGGAAATGAAACTGCGGGAAACAATACTTTAATCGGCCCATCCTTTAACAAGGTGGATTCTACCCTGATCACCAATTCATTGCAGGCAAACAAATACAATAATGTTTCTTATAACTTAAATTATAAATCCGTTCTGGATACTGCGGGTTCAGAAATCTCGGCAGATGTAGACTATTCCAAATACAAAGGTAACGATGGTTCTAATTATGAAAACGATTATCGGTTTCCCAATGGAGACAGAATCCGCCCCATCAGGTATACCCGCAACAACACCCCATCGATTATTGATATCAAAGCATTTAAAATCGACTATAATGTATCACTTAACAAAACGGTTAAACTCGAAGCCGGGATTAAAAGCAGCTGGGTTAAAACCGACAATGACTTGCAGGCGGAAATGTTGGTAAACAATGCCTGGCAGAACGATGTAAAACGAAGCAACCAGTTTGTGTACGATGAAAATGTAAATGCGGCTTATACCAATGTAAACAAACAGTTTAAAAATACCAGTGTTCAAATTGGCTTAAGGGTTGAGCAAACCAATTCGAAAGGAAATTTGATTACCACGAATACCGTAGTGGAACGAAGTTATTGGGATTTCTTTCCAACATTGTTTGTTCAACACACGCTTTCAAAAAACAACCAGTTAGGTTTTTCTTATAGCAGAAGGATAGACCGCCCAAGTTACGATGCTTTAAATCCCTTCATCTATTACTTAGACGAATTTACCTATAGCAAAGGAAATCCCTTTTTAAATCCGCAGTATACACACAATTTTGAGCTTAGTTATACCCTATTGCAAAAATACATGCTCTCCATTGGCTATAGCAGAATTAACGATGTAATTGCAGAGGTAATTTTACCTGATGCCGCAAATCAGTCGTTATATCAAACCAATGCAAATATTGCCACCAACATCAGCTATAATGCCAATTTAAATGTGCCCGTTCAGATTACGAAATGGTGGCAGACCAATAATAACTTAAATGTTTTTTACCTCAGTTTCAAATCGCCAGATTTAGCCGGGAGTGCTTTAAAAACCGGGAAAACATCTTTCCAATTTAAATCGCAACAAACCTTTACGATTATGGATGGTTTTACGGCAGAGATCAATGGCAGCTACGAATCGCCGCTTGATTACGGCACCTTAAGTTTAAAAGCCCGTTATTATGTTGATGCAGGTTTAAGCAAATCATTGTTCAACAAAAAAGCAAGTTTGAAACTGGCCTTATCAGATGTATTTAATATATCTGAAAACAATTTATCAAGTGCATATCCGGGTTTAACATACACGGTGCATCAAAAAAATGAAACCCAAATTGGCAGAATCAGCTTTACCTATCGTTTTGGTAAAAACGAAATTAAACCTGCCCGCCGCCGCACAACGGGTACTGAAGCAGAACAAGGGCGTATGAAGAATTAGTCGTAAAAAAGGAGATTATACTATCAGTAAGATCTGTCATGTTGTCCAAAGGACTCCTACGGAGAGCCTGTCGAAACACTTTATAATATATTTTAGGTTGGTCTTTCGACAGGCTCGGGATGACAAATTTTAGTGCTTTATATTCCAAGCTATACGTCATGCTGAATTTATTTCAGTATCTATCCTGTTACAAGATCCCGAAACAAGTTCAGGATGACGGTTTGCTCGTATTTAAAACTTATATTCCATCACATAATCATCCATAAAGTAACCGTCGCCTATATCAAGCGTTACTGATTCTTTAATGGTAAAACCTCCTTTTAAGTAAAAATCTTTGGCTTTATTATGCTTGTTCACATTCAGCTGTAATGCAGTACCTCCGGCATCTTTTACCTGGTTAAAAACCTCATTAATTAAGATTTTCCCAACGCCTTTACCGTGCGCCGATGGCAGCACATAAAGCTTGTGCAGCTTATAAATACGCTCTTCGTGTTCAATAATAGAGTAACCTGTAAAACCTAACTGATTTTCGCCCTCTTCTGCAATCAGGAAGACATACCCTTCCATAAATTGTTTCAATAGCTCTCCTTTATTGTACATTTTATCCAGCATGTAATCAATCTGTTTCTGCCCGATAATATCGAGGTAGGTTGATGGCCAGGTTGCCGCAGCAATATCCCTAATAATTTCTATATCTTCTTCTTTTGCTTTTCTGAGGGTAATCATATTGGTTCGCTAATAAAAATTGGTTGTCCTGAAAAGGTAAATTCTACAAAGCCATCTTTAACTACAATAAAAATTTCTTCCTCATTCTGCTCAAGGTTAGTTACTTCGATGTATCGGTTACCATGGATCAGGAATTCACTTCCCGCAGGTTTCCAAACCGAGAATCCCGATTTTATGGGGTAGTGCTTTGCTCTTTCGGTAAATACCACCAGGTTAATTTTGTCTTCAAATCCTGCAAATTTCTCCAGATCGAATTTCTTTGCAATTACATTCACTGCCGGATATTTCTCTTCGTAAAGATAATTAACGGCCACCATTAAAGCATCAACAGGCCCCTGAATAACTTTTGTATCTTCCTGCGCTTCCTGCTCGTTCCCGTTTACCAGCACATCTACCTTTAAGCCTAAGGAAAAAATCTTATCGTAATTTTCTCCATTAACCAAAAGTGTAGGGCTCCATTCGAGTAGTTGGCCCAAAAGTTCTTCGTTAAAATTCCCAAGCTCATCGATGTATAAAGCCGGCTCCTGTTTTTCTTTTACAATATGGTGTGAAGACATACTGCGAATATAGAAATTTCGCTTTAAGTACGGTACAGTAAGAATCAGTTAGAGGTAAAATGATTAACGGTTGTAAGGATATTCATTTATCCAATGAAATCCTCTATTGATGAGCGTAAAATCTTTCGGGCCTTTCCGCTTAAAGCTCACCGCAATAGAATCTTTCCCTTTAAGTC
The nucleotide sequence above comes from Pedobacter riviphilus. Encoded proteins:
- a CDS encoding dipeptidyl-peptidase 3 family protein encodes the protein MKNLYKSTLFLSAVAISVGALSSCTGNNKSKDEKAVVVQKDSLTNYVAQRLPIYERVKLTTNINDLSVNDRKILPLLIQAAEIMDQLYWKQAYPQRDSLLATIKDEKTRDFVNINYGPWDRLNNDKPFVEGVGAKPEGASFYPHGITKEAIEKSDLADKFGAYSVVQKDSTGKLSTVPYHVLFASELQKASSLLKQAALIAEDAGLKKYLNLRADALVTDNFTASDYAWLDMKTNGLDIIIGPIENYEDKLFNARTSYEAYVLIKDKEWSKRLAKYVKMLPELQKNLPVAAKYKTESPGTDSELNAYDVVYYAGDCNAGSKTIAVNLPNDEKIQQEKGTRRSQLKNAMQAKFDKILVPISKELIEADQQQYIKFDAFFANVMFHEVAHGLGIKKTITGKGFVRAALKEQYSWLEEGKADILGLYMVTGLLKKGELKGDVKDYYTTFMAGILRSVRFGVSEAHGKANMQCFNYFQEKGAFERTAKGTYKVNFEKFATAMNDLSAFILTLQGNGDKVAVEKAQKEKAVIHTELQTDLDRLTKKNIPVDVVFEQGVDVLGVK
- a CDS encoding TonB-dependent receptor domain-containing protein, which produces MKTLYRIPLILTLLFFAVTVGFAQTNPKPNISGVILDETKKPADYVTVVLFKASDSSVVKTAFTDPNGTFNFSVQGKGSYYYKASNMGYKTLKSKTIVLTEDNQKVDFGTAQLTASAQNLKEVNVAVTKPLIERKMDKIVMNVSNSSVMTGSTALEVLQKAPGVTVDQNDKISMMGKQGVLIQLDGKQTYMSSADVANLLRNMQSSEIESIELITNPSSKYDASGNSGIINIKTKKSKNGGTNGSINGSLGYGKNLRANAGLNLNHRTQKLNVFGNYNYGKFERDNLIAIDRISNGTPDIYFMQVGESKRKQYNNNLKAGLDYFIDKKNTIGILVNGYFNHGNETAGNNTLIGPSFNKVDSTLITNSLQANKYNNVSYNLNYKSVLDTAGSEISADVDYSKYKGNDGSNYENDYRFPNGDRIRPIRYTRNNTPSIIDIKAFKIDYNVSLNKTVKLEAGIKSSWVKTDNDLQAEMLVNNAWQNDVKRSNQFVYDENVNAAYTNVNKQFKNTSVQIGLRVEQTNSKGNLITTNTVVERSYWDFFPTLFVQHTLSKNNQLGFSYSRRIDRPSYDALNPFIYYLDEFTYSKGNPFLNPQYTHNFELSYTLLQKYMLSIGYSRINDVIAEVILPDAANQSLYQTNANIATNISYNANLNVPVQITKWWQTNNNLNVFYLSFKSPDLAGSALKTGKTSFQFKSQQTFTIMDGFTAEINGSYESPLDYGTLSLKARYYVDAGLSKSLFNKKASLKLALSDVFNISENNLSSAYPGLTYTVHQKNETQIGRISFTYRFGKNEIKPARRRTTGTEAEQGRMKN
- a CDS encoding GNAT family N-acetyltransferase, whose amino-acid sequence is MITLRKAKEEDIEIIRDIAAATWPSTYLDIIGQKQIDYMLDKMYNKGELLKQFMEGYVFLIAEEGENQLGFTGYSIIEHEERIYKLHKLYVLPSAHGKGVGKILINEVFNQVKDAGGTALQLNVNKHNKAKDFYLKGGFTIKESVTLDIGDGYFMDDYVMEYKF
- a CDS encoding thiamine pyrophosphokinase, which gives rise to MSSHHIVKEKQEPALYIDELGNFNEELLGQLLEWSPTLLVNGENYDKIFSLGLKVDVLVNGNEQEAQEDTKVIQGPVDALMVAVNYLYEEKYPAVNVIAKKFDLEKFAGFEDKINLVVFTERAKHYPIKSGFSVWKPAGSEFLIHGNRYIEVTNLEQNEEEIFIVVKDGFVEFTFSGQPIFISEPI